From a single Brassica napus cultivar Da-Ae chromosome C9, Da-Ae, whole genome shotgun sequence genomic region:
- the LOC106427818 gene encoding uncharacterized protein LOC106427818, whose translation MEMVKSLGIENMESNTSLLMFGDSSSTTLIGLIKDFPLKIGACTIPIDLTVLKMATEKRVPLILGTPFLTTVGACIDFTNKKVTLLNVNKVVSYPIKSLMMNVEYCETITYGEPSIEKIKDEVILVRKKVLMESPLKRCVMSTWKVLQMRG comes from the coding sequence atggagatggtgaagagtcttGGGATTGAAAACATGGAGTCAAACACATCCTTACTGATGTTTGGGGACTCCTCTTCTACAACTCTAATTGGTCTCATCAAGGATTTTCCTTTGAAGATTGGAGCTTGCACCATTCCTATTGACCTCACTGTTTtgaagatggcaactgagaagagagtCCCATTGATCCTTGGCACACCATTTCTCACAACAGTAGGAGCTTGCATTGACTTTACCAACAAGAAGGTGACACTCCTCAATGTGAACAAAGTTGTCTCCTACCCAATCAAGTCTCTAATGATGAATGTTGAGTATTGTGAAACCATTACTTATGGAGAACCTTCCATTGAGAAGATCAAGGATGAAGTGATTTTAGTGAGAAAGAAGGTTTTGATGGAGAGTCCTCTAAAGAGATGTGTGATGAGCACTTGGAAAGTGCTACAAATGAGGGGGTGA
- the LOC106427817 gene encoding UPF0481 protein At3g47200-like isoform X2, whose protein sequence is MNSSSQTPGRGTTIFGTEDDSSCCIIQIENPIYSPKRLKKSAGGQSCCIFRIPHTLFQVNETAYKPKIVSIGPYHHCDGEVDKDHLQMIQEHKQRYLAFFLSKTNQKDVTWRINYADDPIFTLRWILPTLRSDLLLENQVPFFVLQDLLKTSRLFPSSNLNEMIFAFFSYSIRRPKEFWEERKNLDASHLLDLIRKTFIPNQMQQTEEKIYNNIFCCSSENTCFSRLSHTKKNVQAETPSLIGSAKKLQLRGIQFNQKGKFETPLDITLKSGVLEIPKLTFDDFFSSLLINCVAFEQFSMRCSTEMTSYVTFMGCLINTEEDATFLSEKGIIDNYFGTGEQVSLFFKNTGKNVAFSISKSFLSNVFEGVNEHTSQGCHVQWAGFKYTYFKSPWACCAALILLVLTMFQAFFTAYPYFRPPK, encoded by the exons ATGAATTCTTCTAGCCAAACCCCTGGAAGAGGCACAACAATCTTCGGGACAGAAGACGATTCCTCTTGCTGCATCATTCAAATTGAAAACCCTATATATTCTCCTAAACGTCTTAAGAAATCAGCCGGTGGTCAGTCTTGTTGCATTTTCAGAATCCCTCACACTCTCTTCCAAGTCAATGAAACAGCCTACAAACCGAAGATTGTCTCAATCGGTCCTTACCACCATTGTGATGGTGAAGTTGATAAAGATCATCTTCAGATGATCCAGGAGCACAAACAAAGATATCTTGCTTTCTTTTTGTCCAAGACAAATCAAAAGGATGT TACTTGGCGAATAAATTACGCTGATGACCCTATTTTCACGTTGAGGTGGATTCTACCAACTCTTAGAAGTGATCTACTCCTTGAAAATCAGGTTCCATTTTTTGTTCTTCAAGATCTCCTTAAGACGTCAAGGTTATTTCCTTCATCTAACCTAAACGAGATGATCTTTGCATTCTTTAGCTACTCAATAAGAAGACCAAAAGAATTTTGggaagaaagaaagaatctTGATGCAAGTCATCTTCTAGATCTCATCCGCAAAACTTTTATACCTAATCAAATGCagcaaacagaagaaaaaatatacaacaatatattttgttgttcaaGTGAAAACACATGTTTCAGTAGATTGAGTCATACCAAAAAGAATGTTCAAGCGGAGACACCAAGTTTGATTGGCTCAGCTAAAAAACTTCAGCTCCGAGGAATACAATTTAACCAAAAAGGAAAATTTGAGACACCTCTTGACATAACTTTAAAGAGCGGTGTGCTTGAAATACCAAAACTAACATTTGATGACTTTTTCAGCTCTCTTTTGATCAACTGTGTGGCTTTTGAGCAGTTTAGTATGAGATGCTCCACAGAAATGACAAGCTATGTTACTTTCATGGGCTGCCTCATAAACACTGAAGAGGATGCAACGTTCTTAAGCGAGAAAGGGATCATAGATAACTACTTTGGGACTGGAGAACAAGTATCTTTGTTCTTCAAGAACACTGGCAAAAACGTTGCGTTTTCCATATCAAAGAGTTTTTTGTCAAATGTGTTCGAGGGGGTGAACGAGCACACTTCACAAGGATGCCACGTACAATGGGCAGGATTCAAGTACACATACTTTAAAAGTCCGTGGGCATGTTGTGCTGCTTTGATACTTCTTGTGCTTACCATGTTCCAAGCTTTCTTCACGGCCTATCCTTATTTTCGTCCTCCCAAGTAA
- the LOC106427817 gene encoding UPF0481 protein At3g47200-like isoform X1, producing the protein MNSSSQTPGRGTTIFGTEDDSSCCIIQIENPIYSPKRLKKSAGGQSCCIFRIPHTLFQVNETAYKPKIVSIGPYHHCDGEVDKDHLQMIQEHKQRYLAFFLSKTNQKDVHMTHLREAVSVMEKRIRGSYSEDLKFDREKLIDMMVLDGCFILTLLIVVSKKSTWRINYADDPIFTLRWILPTLRSDLLLENQVPFFVLQDLLKTSRLFPSSNLNEMIFAFFSYSIRRPKEFWEERKNLDASHLLDLIRKTFIPNQMQQTEEKIYNNIFCCSSENTCFSRLSHTKKNVQAETPSLIGSAKKLQLRGIQFNQKGKFETPLDITLKSGVLEIPKLTFDDFFSSLLINCVAFEQFSMRCSTEMTSYVTFMGCLINTEEDATFLSEKGIIDNYFGTGEQVSLFFKNTGKNVAFSISKSFLSNVFEGVNEHTSQGCHVQWAGFKYTYFKSPWACCAALILLVLTMFQAFFTAYPYFRPPK; encoded by the coding sequence ATGAATTCTTCTAGCCAAACCCCTGGAAGAGGCACAACAATCTTCGGGACAGAAGACGATTCCTCTTGCTGCATCATTCAAATTGAAAACCCTATATATTCTCCTAAACGTCTTAAGAAATCAGCCGGTGGTCAGTCTTGTTGCATTTTCAGAATCCCTCACACTCTCTTCCAAGTCAATGAAACAGCCTACAAACCGAAGATTGTCTCAATCGGTCCTTACCACCATTGTGATGGTGAAGTTGATAAAGATCATCTTCAGATGATCCAGGAGCACAAACAAAGATATCTTGCTTTCTTTTTGTCCAAGACAAATCAAAAGGATGTGCATATGACGCATTTACGCGAAGCAGTATCGGTGATGGAAAAGAGGATCAGAGGTTCATACTCCGAGGATCTAAAGTTTGATCGAGAAAAGCTGATTGATATGATGGTTCTTGACGGTTGCTTCATCCTCACGTTGCTCATTGTAGTTTCAAAGAAGAGTACTTGGCGAATAAATTACGCTGATGACCCTATTTTCACGTTGAGGTGGATTCTACCAACTCTTAGAAGTGATCTACTCCTTGAAAATCAGGTTCCATTTTTTGTTCTTCAAGATCTCCTTAAGACGTCAAGGTTATTTCCTTCATCTAACCTAAACGAGATGATCTTTGCATTCTTTAGCTACTCAATAAGAAGACCAAAAGAATTTTGggaagaaagaaagaatctTGATGCAAGTCATCTTCTAGATCTCATCCGCAAAACTTTTATACCTAATCAAATGCagcaaacagaagaaaaaatatacaacaatatattttgttgttcaaGTGAAAACACATGTTTCAGTAGATTGAGTCATACCAAAAAGAATGTTCAAGCGGAGACACCAAGTTTGATTGGCTCAGCTAAAAAACTTCAGCTCCGAGGAATACAATTTAACCAAAAAGGAAAATTTGAGACACCTCTTGACATAACTTTAAAGAGCGGTGTGCTTGAAATACCAAAACTAACATTTGATGACTTTTTCAGCTCTCTTTTGATCAACTGTGTGGCTTTTGAGCAGTTTAGTATGAGATGCTCCACAGAAATGACAAGCTATGTTACTTTCATGGGCTGCCTCATAAACACTGAAGAGGATGCAACGTTCTTAAGCGAGAAAGGGATCATAGATAACTACTTTGGGACTGGAGAACAAGTATCTTTGTTCTTCAAGAACACTGGCAAAAACGTTGCGTTTTCCATATCAAAGAGTTTTTTGTCAAATGTGTTCGAGGGGGTGAACGAGCACACTTCACAAGGATGCCACGTACAATGGGCAGGATTCAAGTACACATACTTTAAAAGTCCGTGGGCATGTTGTGCTGCTTTGATACTTCTTGTGCTTACCATGTTCCAAGCTTTCTTCACGGCCTATCCTTATTTTCGTCCTCCCAAGTAA
- the LOC106427834 gene encoding uncharacterized protein LOC106427834, translating into MLLAHFQIGAEVEILSTDDEIWYPGKVVDLKLCEGLEELTVEYTTLFADQHRLQKLQDTITADKIRPATPTSDQKSFEMMDKVEVFYNNGWSSGQISMVLGDNTYSVCLYTSMETILFKHSDLRIHREWKDGVWKMADKVKPDKKRKAAASSQNSGMDNVFLRRSERVPKRSRDTKTPFKSDRNPALTVIPEIIPAVDPFSTPAEHKLSRLQNWMTLKSGMHETSLSINDNKIRKSFFQSMENAKKDLKKEHIDGAFAMLNCRRNENVAWFHNYKIPKVCFLPMEFLHCLLSHDLAYKKEKVKGKKIFNDLFKDIVRGKVYPEKTWGEDVDVVYGITLGKKNNVWIGMEIHLKKKRITVYDCFQKESNIIDIPQVKKLAVLISDLLVESSGDEVDKVKMIPFEVEQAQGLPKTKHPFNCGIFLVKILECQSLKIGDMTKINDDNALELRRTLSCEIFNQFVDESFGK; encoded by the exons ATGCTTCTAGCTCACTTTCAAATAGGCGCAGAGGTTGAGATTTTGTCTACTGATGACGAAATATGGTATCCAGGAAAGGTTGTTGATCTTAAACTGTGTGAAGGACTAGAGGAGCTGACAGTTGAGTACACGACACTCTTCGCAGACCAACATAGACTTCAGAAACTTCAGGATACTATCACGGCTGACAAAATACGTCCTGCAACACCAACTAGTGACCAAAAATCCTTTGAGATGATGGATAAGGTAGAAGTCTTTTACAACAATGGCTGGAGCAGCGGACAAATTAGCATGGTACTTGGTGATAACACATACTCGGTGTGTCTCTATACTTCTATGGAAACTATTCTATTCAAACATTCAGATTTGCGAATTCATAGAGAATGGAAAGATGGAGTCTGGAAGATGGCAGATAAG GTGAAGCCTGATAAGAAAAGGAAAGCTGCTGCCTCATCACAAAATTCAGGAATGgataatgttttcctaagaagGAGCGAGAGGGTGCCTAAACGATCTAGAGACACAAAAACTCCATTCAAGTCTGACAGAAATCCGGCTTTAACTGTAATACCTGAGATTATACCTGCAGTTGATCCGTTTTCAACTCCTGCGGAACATAAGCTTTCAAGGCTTCAAAATTGGATGACATTAAAGTCCGGCATGCATGAAAC GTCCCTATCAATCAATGATAATAAGATAAGGAAATCTTTCTTTCAAAGCATGGAAAATGCAAAAAAGGACCTTAAGAAAGAG cacatTGATGGAGCCTTTGCAATGCTAAATTGCAGAAGAAATGAGAATGTTGCTTGGTTCCACAACTACAAGATTCCAAAGGTGTGCTTCCTACCTATGGAGTTCTTGCATTGCTTGCTCTCTCATGATTTGGCttacaagaaagaaaaggtcaaaggtaaaaagattttcaacgatttatttaaagatattgtAAGAGGGAAGGTATATCCAGAGAAGACATGGGGAGAAGATGTTGATGTTGTGTATGGGATTactcttggaaaaaaaaacaatgtctGGATTGGGATGGAAattcatttgaagaagaaaagaatcacaGTATATGATTGTTTTCAAAAGGAAAGCAACATCATTGATATTCCTCAAGTGAAAAAGTTGGCag TGTTGATTTCTGATCTGCTGGTGGAATCTTCTGGTGATGAGGTAGATAAAGTGAAGATGATTCCATTTGAGGTTGAGCAGGCACAAGGTTTACCCAAGACAAAACATCCTTTCAACTGTGGGATATTTCTTGTCAAGATTCTAGAGTGCCAGTCATTGAAGATAGGAGACATGACAAAGATTAATGATGACAATGCATTGGAGCTAAGGAGAACCTTGTCTTGTGAGATCTTCAACCAATTTGTGGATGAGAGCTTTGGGAAATGA